The Cytobacillus sp. NJ13 sequence AAGAAAATATGTAAAAGCTGGATGGCTTGGCAAGAAGACAGGCAGAGGGTTCTACGCTTACGGATAAAAATTACAAGAGCCCGGCTAAATAAAGCCAGGCGGCATCGGAGGGTATACAAATGAACCTGAGATTTACAGAAGAGCAGGAAATGATGAGAAAAATGGTGCGAGATTTTGCGCAGACGGAAATCGCCCCTTTTGTGGAAAAAATGGAGCAGGGTGAGTTTCCAAGGGAGATTCTCCGCAAAATGGGCGAGCTTGGCCTTATGGGAATACCGATTCCTGAAAAATACGGCGGATCCGAAATGGACTTTACTTCTTACATTATCGCCATCCATGAACTGTCCCGCGTAAGTGCGACAGTGGGCGTTATCTTATCAGTCCACACATCAGTAGGAACAAATCCAATCCTTTACTTCGGTACGGAAGAGCAAAAGCAGAAGTATATTCCGAAGCTTGCTTCAGGCGAGTATCTCGGCGCTTTTTGCCTCACTGAACCGAGCGCAGGCTCAGATGCGGGAAGTCTGAAATCCCGTGCGGTAAAAGATGGAGATCATTATGTCATTAATGGATCAAAAGTGTTCATCACGAATGCAGGCGAAGCAGACGTATATATTGTATTTGCATCCACTAATCCCGAGCTTGGCAGCAAAGGCATCTCCGCTTTTATTGTAGAGAAAGATACGCCAGGCCTTGTATTTGGGAAAGATGAGCACAAAATGGGCTTGCACGGCTCAAGAACCCTGCAGCTGACATTTGAAGATATGCGGGTGCCGGCTGATAATCTTCTTGGCAATGCAGGAGAAGGCTTCAAGATTGCAATGGCTAACCTGGATGCTGGAAGGATCGGGATTGCTTCGCAGGCGCTTGGAATCGCGGAAGCGGCATTTGAGGCAGCTGCCAGCTATGCGAAGGAACGTGTACAGTTCGGCAAACCCATCGCTGCTCAGCAAGGTGTCGGCTTCAAGCTTGCAGACATGGCAACAAGCGCTGAAGCTGCAAAACTATTAATCTATCGCGCAGCAGACATGCGCCAGCGCGGTGTCAAGTGCGGACTCGAAGCCTCAATGGCAAAGCTTTTTGCATCCAAAACAGCAGTAGACGTGACAACAGAAGCCATCCAGGTATTCGGCGGCTACGGCTACACAGAAGACTACCCGGTTGAGCGCTACTTCCGTGATGCCAAAATTACCGAAATCTATGAAGGCACAAGCGAAATTCAGCGGATTGTCATCAGCAAACAGCTGTAAAGAAGCAGACCAATAATGAATTCACCATATATCAATGAATCCATATAAAGCGGGGGAAAGACAATGAATTTCCAATTGAGTGAAGAGCATGAAATGATCAGAAAAATGGTGCGTGATTTTGCCAGGAATGAAGTGGCGCCGACTGCTGCTGAGCGCGATGAAGAAGAGCGCTTTGACAGAGAGATTTTCGACAAAATGGCAGAGCTTGGCTTAACAGGAATTCCATGGCCTGAAGAATACGGCGGAATCGGCAGTGATTACCTTGCATACTGCATCGCAGTTGAAGAGCTTTCCAGAGTATGTGCCTCTACAGGTGTAACTCTTTCAGCGCATACATCCCTGGCAGGCTGGCCGATTTTCAAATTCGGAAGCGAAGAGCAAAAGCAAAAATTTCTAAAGCCTATGGCCCAGGGTGAAAAAATCGGCGCATATGGCCTTACGGAGCCAGGAAGCGGATCAGATGCCGGCGGAATGAGAACAACGGCACGTCTTGAGGGGGATCAATACGTCTTAAACGGCAGCAAAATTTTCATCACAAACGGCGGAATCGCAGATATCTATGTTGTATTTGCCCTGACAGATCCAGCTTCCAAGCACAAAGGAACAACTGCGTTTATCGTAGAATCCGGCTTTGAAGGCTTTTCTGTCGGCAAGAAGGAGAAGAAATTGGGTATCCGTTCCTCACCTACAACTGAGATCATTTTCGAAGAGTGCAAGGTTCCGGTTGAGAATGTGCTGGGCAATGTAGGCGAAGGCTTCAAAATTGCCATGATGACACTTGACGGCGGCCGCAACGGCATCGCTGCCCAAGCTGTCGGAATCGCACAGGGCGCACTGGATGCTTCAGTCGAATATGCAAAAGAACGCCAGCAGTTCGGCAAGCCGATCGCTGCCCAGCAGGGAATCGGATTCAAACTGGCGGACATGGCCACAAGCATTGAAGCTTCAAGACTATTAACTTACCAGGCAGCCTGGCTGGAATCAGAAGGCCTTCCATACGGTAAAGAATCTGCCAT is a genomic window containing:
- a CDS encoding acyl-CoA dehydrogenase produces the protein MNLRFTEEQEMMRKMVRDFAQTEIAPFVEKMEQGEFPREILRKMGELGLMGIPIPEKYGGSEMDFTSYIIAIHELSRVSATVGVILSVHTSVGTNPILYFGTEEQKQKYIPKLASGEYLGAFCLTEPSAGSDAGSLKSRAVKDGDHYVINGSKVFITNAGEADVYIVFASTNPELGSKGISAFIVEKDTPGLVFGKDEHKMGLHGSRTLQLTFEDMRVPADNLLGNAGEGFKIAMANLDAGRIGIASQALGIAEAAFEAAASYAKERVQFGKPIAAQQGVGFKLADMATSAEAAKLLIYRAADMRQRGVKCGLEASMAKLFASKTAVDVTTEAIQVFGGYGYTEDYPVERYFRDAKITEIYEGTSEIQRIVISKQL
- a CDS encoding acyl-CoA dehydrogenase, producing MNFQLSEEHEMIRKMVRDFARNEVAPTAAERDEEERFDREIFDKMAELGLTGIPWPEEYGGIGSDYLAYCIAVEELSRVCASTGVTLSAHTSLAGWPIFKFGSEEQKQKFLKPMAQGEKIGAYGLTEPGSGSDAGGMRTTARLEGDQYVLNGSKIFITNGGIADIYVVFALTDPASKHKGTTAFIVESGFEGFSVGKKEKKLGIRSSPTTEIIFEECKVPVENVLGNVGEGFKIAMMTLDGGRNGIAAQAVGIAQGALDASVEYAKERQQFGKPIAAQQGIGFKLADMATSIEASRLLTYQAAWLESEGLPYGKESAMSKLLAGDTAMKVTTDAVQIFGGYGYTKDYPVERFMRDAKITQIYEGTQEIQRLVISRMVTK